The following are encoded together in the Pygocentrus nattereri isolate fPygNat1 chromosome 3, fPygNat1.pri, whole genome shotgun sequence genome:
- the nanog gene encoding homeobox protein NANOG, whose product MADWKMPVSYNYNPSYHAYAYGLMYPQGPEQTPPTMGWAEAAYGPTAGVTGSFYSSQAPSQSPPGSPECPTNNTNGHYPSSVVYYADSQSHTQNGRLFLSHNRVHYDQQAKDQDQAGTGSDTLSDSEAHTPDSWSSGSSREGGAPPTDLDLPPWIKKERAYALENGSPNGGEVLSSSLLVTAEEPTNLNAGGDEVPALSVPSPSEQLPAQPRKAKARTAFSEGQMNALTDRFNVQRYLTPAEMKTLAGLTGLTYKQVKTWFQNRRMKLKRHQKDNSWVSERYITAGISNASTPHSQFQVDAPILNHELFTNPQFRDAVFKKSPQQMQSFYPSYSRPLSPSQVSTRPQGNWPLPPVVTHYEFPNPSSYVPVSGNGDCGSVVDPGSNPTQLATVHSATQWSS is encoded by the exons ATGGCAGACTGGAAAATGCCAGTGAGTTACAACTACAACCCGTCTTACCACGCTTATGCCTACGGTTTAATGTACCCTCAAGGACCCGAGCAAACTCCTCCGACCATGGGCTGGGCGGAGGCCGCGTACGGACCGACAGCTGGGGTCACTGGCAGCTTCTACTCCTCCCAGGCTCCATCGCAGTCCCCACCTGGCAGTCCGGAATGCCCCACCAACAACACTAACGGACATTACCCGAGCTCGGTCGTGTACTACGCGGATTCGCAGTCGCACACGCAGAACGGGCGTCTTTTCCTCTCGCATAACCGCGTCCATTACGACCAACAAGCGAAGGACCAGGACCAAGCTGGTACAGGGAGCGACACGCTAAGCGACTCGGAGGCCCACACCCCAG ATTCTTGGAGCTCGGGTAGCAGTCGAGAGGGAGGCGCCCCCCCAACCGACCTCGACCTCCCTCCCTGGATCAAAAAAGAGCGGGCATATGCGTTGGAGAATGGTAGCCCCAACGGCGGTGAAGTTCTTTCCAGCTCCCTCTTGGTGACTGCGGAGGAGCCGACGAATTTGAACGCGGGGGGAGACGAAGTGCCAGCACTGTCCGTTCCGTCTCCGTCCGAGCAGCTGCCGGCGCAGCCCCGCAAAGCCAAAGCCCGTACCGCGTTCTCTGAAGGTCAGATGAACGCGCTTACTGACCGCTTCAACGTTCAGAGATACCTCACGCCAGCAGAAATGAAGACTCTAGCAGGGTTGACTGGGCTTACGTACAAGCAG GTGAAAACCTGGTTTCAGAATCGCAGGATGAAACTCAAGAGACATCAGAAAGATAACAGTTGGGTGTCAGAGAGGTACATTACGGCAGGGATTTCAAATGCATCAACCCCACATTCTCAG TTCCAGGTAGATGCTCCAATACTGAACCATGAACTTTTTACCAACCCGCAGTTCAGAGATGCTGTCTTCAAGAAAAGCCCCCAACAAATGCAGTCCTTCTATCCCAGCTACTCTCGGCCTCTCTCCCCTTCCCAAGTGTCCACTAGGCCTCAGGGAAACTGGCCTTTGCCCCCAGTTGTGACGCACTACGAGTTCCCCAACCCCTCTAGTTATGTGCCAGTTAGTGGAAATGGTGACTGTGGAAGTGTTGTTGACCCAGGCAGCAACCCTACACAACTGGCCACAGTGCACAGTGCCACCCAGTGGTCCTCTTAA
- the tm9sf1 gene encoding transmembrane 9 superfamily member 1 yields MTQRLARGWAMESCVLLLCLLPQIGWAINYKQGDPVVLYVNKVGPYHNPQETYHYYTLPVCRPKEVRHKALSLGEVLDGDRMAESLYKIHFKDNTERQILCHLTLSEKEVDQLREAIEELYYFEFVLDDIPIWGFVGYMEESGFLPHSHKVGLWTHLDFNIEYNGDSVIFANVSVKDVKPVPLEEGGGGAGRGTGGSSEGLSVTHTYSVHWFESHLPHARRAERLRDYSFFPKTLEIHWLSIINSLVLVVLLLGFVIIILMRVLKNDFARYNVEEDGSCDDLDQGDNGWKIIHTDVFRFPPYKSLLCSVLGVGAQFLTLATGIIVMALLGMFNVHRHGAINSAAIVLYALTSCVSGYCSCNFYTQIHGQRWVWNIILTSSLFSAPLFLTWSVVNSVHWWSGSTQALPASTVLLLLGAWVLVGFPLTVIGGIVGKNRAGSFQAPCRTRNIPRQIPQQPWYKHTAVHMAIGGFLPFSAISVELYYIFATVWGREHYTLYGILLCVFAILLSVGACISVALTYFLLSGEDYRWWWRSILSTGSTGLFIFVYSLFYYHNRSSMSGLVQSVEFFGYSLLTAFVFSLMLGTVSFWASLTFIRYIYRSLKMD; encoded by the exons ATGACACAAAGACTGGCCCGTGGGTGGGCCATGGAGTCTTGTGTGTTGCTTCTGTGCCTTTTGCCACAGATTGGGTGGGCCATCAATTACAAGCAGGGCGATCCTGTCGTTCTTTACGTTAACAAAGTGGGACCTTATCACAACCCCCAGGAAACATATCACTATTATACGCTGCCTGTTTGCAGACCTAAAGAG GTGCGTCATAAAGCCTTAAGTCTTGGAGAGGTTTTAGATGGGGACAGGATGGCAGAGTCTTTGTACAAGATCCACTTCAAGGAcaacacagaaagacagatattGTGCCATCTCACCCTCTCTGAAAAAGAG GTGGATCAGCTGAGAGAAGCTATTGAGGAGCTATATTACTTTGAATTTGTCCTGGATGATATTCCTATCTGGGGATTTGTGGGATACATGGAGGAGAGTGGTTTCCTGCCTCACAGTCACAAG GTGGGGTTATGGACTCACTTGGACTTCAACATTGAGTATAATGGTGACTCTGTCATCTTCGCCAATGTGTCAGTTAAGGATGTGAAGCCGGTGCCCCTGGAGGAAGGAGGTGGTGGGGCAGGCCGGGGAACCGGGGGCAGCAGTGAAGGACTCTCAGTGACTCACACTTACAGTGTGCACTGGTTTGAAAGCCATTTGCCTCATGCACGCAGGGCCGAGCGCCTACGAGATTACTCCTTCTTCCCAAAGACCTTGGAGATCCACTGGCTGTCCATTATCAACTCGTTGGTGCTGGTGGTACTGCTGCTGGGCTttgtcatcatcatcctcatgaGGGTGCTAAAGAACGATTTTGCTAG GTATAACGTAGAGGAAGATGGCAGCTGTGATGATCTGGATCAGGGAGATAATGGCTGGAAGATCATTCATACTGATGTCTTTCGCTTTCCACCATATAAGAGCTTGCTGTGTTCTGTTCTGGGAGTGGGAGCGCAGTTTCTCACTCTGGCCACAG GAATCATTGTCATGGCGTTGCTGGGGATGTTTAACGTGCATCGCCATGGTGCCATAAACTCTGCAGCGATCGTGCTTTATGCACTGACCAGTTGTGTGTCAGGTTACTGCTCCTGCAACTTCTACACTCAGATCCATGGGCAACGCTGGGTCTGGAACATCATCCTCACGTCCTCCCTCTTCTCTG ctcctctctttctgACCTGGAGTGTAGTAAACTCTGTTCACTGGTGGAGTGGTTCCACACAAGCCCTCCCTGCCTCCACTGTGCTCCTGTTGCTAGGTGCTTGGGTGCTAGTAGGCTTTCCCCTCACAGTCATTGGGGGAATTGTGGGTAAGAATCGGGCCGGCAGCTTCCAGGCTCCATGCCGCACACGCAACATCCCCCGCCAGATCCCCCAGCAGCCCtggtacaaacacacagctgtgcaCATGGCCATCGGAGGGTTCCTACCTTTCAG tgcCATCTCAGTGGAGCTGTACTACATTTTTGCCACCGTGTGGGGAAGAGAGCACTACACtctttatggcattttgctctGTGTCTTTGCCATACTGCTCTCTGTGGGGGCCTGCATCTCTGTAGCACTCACGTACTTCTTGCTCTCAGGCGAAGATTACCGCTGGTGGTGGCGCAGCATCCTGAGCACAGGCTCCACTGGCCTCTTTATATTTGTCTACTCTCTCTTCTACTACCACAATCGATCCAGCATGAGTGGTCTAGTGCAGAGTGTGGAGTTTTTTGGCTATTCCTTACTCACAGCCTTCGTCTTTTCTCTCATGCTGGGGACCGTTTCGTTCTGGGCCTCGCTGACTTTCATCCGTTACATCTACCGCAGCTTGAAGATGGACTGA